A genome region from Candidatus Omnitrophota bacterium includes the following:
- a CDS encoding acyl-[ACP]--phospholipid O-acyltransferase, which produces MSSGTYSGLLKSLGFQSFLWTQFLGALNDNIFKMVISLYTLNLAAQMGGESGSISLIGAVFILPFLLFSGYAGNLADLYDKRIVLIATKSMEIVSMALGVCAFYLQRMDFMLAVLFLMALQSTLFSPAKYGILPEMLPDKELSRANGLLEMSTFLAIILGTSISGYLYDQWGQTLWAIGLLATAIAIVGTLASFGISRVNAGKAQHVFNINPWSEVWIGIKRMRQRKPLWLAVIGITYFWFLGALFQLDMLLLGQKITNGDNAQTSLLFTFLAVGIGAGSLAAGRLSGDKVELGLVPIGSIGMGAFCLIMGVSAQSYAAVAALLMLVGFCSGLFIVPLYAYVQQKCEADEKGRIIGASNFINTAGILLASAALWICSSIFHLSPEGIILLFGFVTLGGTIYILWLLPDFLIRFLLWSATHMLYKIRIIGQENVPLRGPALLVCNHLSYVDGLIVGACIQRFIRFMVHRSIYDIKAFRWFFRLMNFIPVSGDNRKDIVESIKRAREELRNGHIVCIFAEGAISRTGHLMSFKRGMEKIVEGLDVPIVPVHLAQLWGSMFSYKAGRFIWKWPQCIPYPITVSFGKPLPASASAQETRQAVLELGADAAECRKTKRDLLHLRFIHTAKRRWRAFCMADSSGQEWTYGRTLIGAMTLARWIRRQYPAEAMIGLMLPASAAGALANIAVHLAGKVAVNLNFTVGRSVLLSSIEQTGMRCVITSRQLLERAHIEPTDKMIFLEDIMEQLTRTDKAVCALAAYLLPSRALQYFYSPKTKDPGALAAILFSSGSTGTPKGIMLSHYNIVSNLEGFSQIFALKKNDKLMGVLPFFHAFGLTGTLWYPILSGFGAVYHPNPLDAGAIGKLVEKHRCAVIISTPAFYQAYIRKVPPEQFSSLRYAVAGAEKLRLTTAEAFKEKFGVDLLEGYGCTEMGPSIAVNIPDAEDGTIRQTGYKPGTVGHPIPGVAVKIVDPETGEILPYNQEGLLLAKSPGRMLGYFRQPEKTQEVSRDGWYVTGDIAAMDEEGFLRITDRLSRFSKIGGEMVPHLKIEEAVNQFLGEERCVVTAIPDNEKGERLVVLHTNKKIDAPSLWQWLTQVDLPKIWIPKRENIFFVESIPTLGSGKIDLTRINLLAKEMTANA; this is translated from the coding sequence ATGAGTTCGGGAACCTATTCCGGCTTATTGAAGTCGCTCGGTTTTCAGTCGTTTCTCTGGACGCAATTTCTGGGCGCCTTGAACGACAATATATTCAAAATGGTCATTTCGCTCTACACCTTGAATCTGGCGGCGCAAATGGGCGGAGAGAGCGGCTCCATCTCCCTCATCGGCGCCGTTTTCATACTGCCGTTCCTCCTATTCTCCGGCTACGCTGGAAATCTGGCGGACCTCTACGATAAACGCATCGTCTTGATCGCTACGAAAAGCATGGAGATCGTATCTATGGCGCTGGGAGTCTGCGCCTTCTATCTTCAACGCATGGATTTCATGCTGGCGGTGTTGTTTCTCATGGCGCTGCAATCCACCCTCTTCAGCCCCGCCAAGTACGGCATCCTCCCCGAAATGCTGCCGGACAAGGAACTCTCTCGCGCCAATGGCTTGCTGGAAATGAGCACGTTTTTGGCGATTATCTTGGGAACGTCGATTTCGGGGTATCTTTACGATCAATGGGGCCAAACTTTGTGGGCGATCGGGTTGCTGGCGACCGCCATCGCCATCGTGGGAACGCTCGCCAGTTTCGGCATCTCACGCGTAAACGCAGGCAAGGCGCAGCATGTTTTTAATATCAATCCTTGGTCGGAAGTTTGGATCGGGATCAAGCGGATGCGCCAGCGCAAGCCGTTGTGGCTGGCGGTCATCGGAATTACGTACTTCTGGTTTTTGGGCGCGCTTTTCCAACTGGATATGTTGCTGCTCGGCCAAAAAATCACGAATGGTGACAATGCGCAGACCAGCCTTCTCTTCACGTTTCTCGCCGTTGGCATCGGCGCCGGCAGCCTGGCCGCCGGACGTCTTTCCGGCGATAAGGTGGAATTGGGATTGGTTCCCATCGGCTCGATCGGCATGGGCGCGTTTTGCCTGATTATGGGAGTATCGGCGCAATCCTACGCCGCCGTCGCCGCGCTGTTGATGCTGGTGGGATTTTGCAGCGGATTGTTTATCGTTCCTTTGTACGCTTACGTCCAACAAAAATGCGAGGCGGACGAAAAAGGCCGCATCATCGGCGCCAGCAATTTCATCAACACGGCGGGGATTCTACTCGCTTCCGCCGCTTTGTGGATTTGCAGTTCGATTTTTCATCTCAGTCCCGAAGGAATAATTCTCCTCTTCGGATTCGTTACTCTCGGCGGAACGATCTATATCCTTTGGCTATTGCCGGATTTCCTGATTCGCTTTCTTCTCTGGTCGGCGACGCATATGCTTTACAAGATTCGCATTATCGGCCAGGAAAACGTCCCGCTGCGCGGACCCGCGCTTCTAGTATGCAACCATCTTTCCTATGTGGACGGCTTGATCGTAGGCGCCTGCATTCAGCGGTTCATCCGCTTCATGGTTCATCGCTCCATCTACGACATCAAGGCGTTCCGCTGGTTTTTCCGCCTGATGAACTTCATCCCCGTTTCCGGCGATAACCGCAAAGATATCGTGGAATCCATAAAACGGGCGCGGGAAGAATTGCGCAATGGCCATATCGTCTGCATCTTCGCCGAAGGCGCCATCAGCCGCACCGGCCATCTAATGTCCTTCAAGAGAGGCATGGAAAAGATCGTCGAGGGGTTGGACGTTCCTATTGTTCCCGTCCATCTTGCGCAGTTGTGGGGCAGCATGTTCAGTTACAAAGCCGGGCGCTTCATTTGGAAATGGCCCCAATGCATTCCATACCCCATCACGGTTTCATTCGGAAAACCGCTGCCCGCATCCGCCTCCGCCCAGGAAACGCGGCAGGCCGTATTGGAACTGGGCGCCGACGCCGCCGAATGCCGCAAAACAAAGCGGGATCTGCTGCACCTGCGATTCATTCATACCGCCAAACGCCGGTGGAGAGCCTTCTGCATGGCGGATTCGAGCGGCCAGGAATGGACCTATGGCCGAACGCTGATCGGCGCCATGACGCTCGCCCGCTGGATTCGGAGACAATATCCCGCCGAGGCGATGATCGGGCTTATGCTTCCCGCATCGGCGGCGGGAGCGTTGGCTAACATCGCCGTTCATCTGGCGGGGAAAGTCGCCGTCAATCTCAACTTTACCGTTGGGCGCTCCGTCTTGCTTTCTTCGATAGAACAAACCGGGATGCGCTGCGTCATTACTTCCCGCCAGCTGCTCGAACGCGCTCACATAGAGCCAACGGACAAGATGATTTTTCTCGAAGATATCATGGAACAATTGACGAGAACGGATAAAGCCGTCTGCGCCCTCGCCGCCTATCTATTGCCGTCGCGGGCGCTGCAATATTTCTATTCCCCTAAAACGAAAGATCCCGGCGCCCTCGCCGCGATTCTCTTCTCCAGCGGCAGCACGGGAACGCCGAAGGGCATCATGCTTTCCCACTATAACATCGTCTCCAATCTGGAAGGATTCAGTCAAATTTTCGCCTTGAAAAAGAACGATAAGCTCATGGGCGTTCTTCCCTTTTTCCACGCCTTCGGATTGACGGGGACGCTCTGGTATCCCATTCTCTCCGGCTTCGGCGCGGTTTATCATCCCAATCCGCTGGACGCGGGCGCCATTGGCAAGTTAGTAGAAAAACACCGCTGCGCCGTCATCATCTCCACCCCGGCGTTCTATCAAGCCTATATCCGCAAAGTGCCGCCGGAACAATTTTCCTCCCTGCGCTACGCGGTCGCAGGAGCGGAAAAATTGCGGCTCACCACCGCCGAGGCTTTCAAGGAAAAATTCGGCGTCGATCTGTTGGAAGGCTATGGCTGCACGGAAATGGGGCCATCCATCGCCGTCAATATCCCCGACGCGGAGGACGGTACGATCCGCCAAACCGGCTATAAGCCGGGAACCGTAGGCCATCCGATTCCCGGCGTCGCCGTGAAAATCGTCGATCCTGAAACCGGCGAGATTCTTCCCTATAACCAGGAAGGCTTGCTGCTCGCCAAAAGTCCCGGCCGCATGTTGGGCTATTTCCGTCAGCCGGAAAAAACTCAGGAAGTTTCCCGCGATGGTTGGTACGTCACAGGCGATATCGCGGCAATGGACGAGGAAGGTTTTCTGCGCATCACAGATCGCCTGTCCCGCTTCAGCAAGATCGGCGGCGAAATGGTTCCCCATCTCAAAATTGAAGAAGCCGTCAACCAATTTCTTGGCGAAGAACGCTGCGTAGTAACAGCCATTCCAGACAATGAAAAAGGCGAAAGGCTTGTAGTTCTGCACACAAACAAGAAGATCGACGCGCCGAGTTTATGGCAATGGCTGACGCAAGTCGATCTGCCCAAAATCTGGATTCCTAAGCGGGAAAACATCTTCTTCGTCGAATCCATCCCCACCCTTGGATCGGGCAAGATCGACTTAACCCGAATCAATCTTCTCGCCAAGGAAATGACGGCGAATGCATAA
- a CDS encoding RMD1 family protein, translating to MSITEKKKFKACALLVGERIDLRTLETTERLAASPAVVSVRGGGAAALFRYGAVVLFDTEPMEQAAFLTQLQPMVVQPYEQPESETVEVRIDPSGREEMEGNEIVLQDAAIERLQLVADILAKSVVLAYQESKVTQYFDRIEPFAANLEQKSRVGRHAKELLKHIGNVLLSEQKMIGRVEVSDKPEILWERPDLERLYSHLAKEFEIRERHSALRHKLDLISRTAQTVLDLLQNQRSLRVEWYIVILIVLEIMLTLYQLFFRGGV from the coding sequence ATGTCCATCACGGAAAAAAAGAAATTTAAAGCGTGCGCGCTGCTCGTCGGCGAACGCATCGATTTGCGAACCTTGGAAACTACAGAACGTTTAGCCGCTTCTCCCGCCGTCGTATCCGTGCGCGGAGGCGGCGCGGCGGCGCTTTTCCGCTATGGCGCCGTGGTGTTGTTCGATACGGAGCCGATGGAACAGGCGGCTTTCCTAACCCAACTTCAGCCAATGGTCGTCCAACCTTACGAGCAGCCGGAATCGGAAACGGTGGAAGTGCGCATCGATCCCTCCGGACGCGAAGAGATGGAAGGCAACGAGATCGTCCTGCAAGACGCCGCTATCGAGCGGCTACAGCTAGTCGCCGATATATTGGCTAAAAGCGTAGTGCTGGCTTATCAAGAATCTAAAGTAACGCAGTATTTCGACCGCATCGAACCCTTCGCCGCCAATCTGGAGCAAAAGAGCCGCGTTGGCCGCCACGCGAAAGAATTGCTCAAGCATATCGGCAACGTATTGTTAAGCGAACAGAAAATGATCGGGCGGGTGGAAGTGAGCGACAAGCCGGAAATCCTTTGGGAGCGCCCCGATCTCGAGCGCCTTTATTCCCACTTGGCGAAGGAGTTCGAAATCCGCGAACGCCATTCGGCGCTGCGGCATAAATTGGATTTGATTTCCCGCACAGCGCAAACGGTATTAGACCTATTGCAAAATCAGCGCAGTTTGCGCGTGGAATGGTATATCGTCATTTTGATCGTTTTGGAAATTATGCTCACTCTTTATCAATTATTTTTCCGCGGCGGCGTCTGA
- a CDS encoding UDP-glucose/GDP-mannose dehydrogenase family protein, whose translation MRIAVIGTGYVGLVAGTCFAESGNDVICVDIDEKKVERLNRGEIPIYEPGLEELVKRNVKEGRLRFTTNAAQAIDASLIQFIAVGTPQGEDGSADLNYVLAVAREIGRAMNGFKIIVIKSTVPAGSSEKVRSAIAEELKARSENYEFDVVSNPEFLKEGAAIEDFMKPDRVVIGVDNVRTAEIMKELYAPFVRTDKPILVMDNLSAEMTKYAANALLATKISFMNEIANLCEFFGADVDNVRRGIGYDSRIGFPFLFPGVGYGGSCFPKDVKALIKMGESAERETEILKAVETVNQSQKRVMIPKILKQFDNDLRSKRIAVWGLAFKPKTDDMREAPSQAAIESLLQYGAEVTVYDPVAMENARLLFGNRLCYAARNYDCLEGADALFIVTEWDEFRRPDWEKMKSLMRQPIIFDGRNIYTPSKLRAMGFTYYGIGRP comes from the coding sequence ATGCGCATTGCGGTGATTGGAACCGGCTATGTCGGATTAGTGGCCGGAACGTGCTTCGCCGAATCGGGAAACGACGTGATTTGCGTGGATATCGACGAGAAAAAAGTGGAACGCCTGAACCGCGGAGAGATTCCCATTTACGAACCCGGTTTGGAGGAATTGGTCAAGCGCAACGTCAAGGAGGGCCGTCTCCGATTTACGACGAACGCCGCCCAAGCCATCGACGCCTCTCTGATACAATTCATCGCCGTTGGCACGCCGCAGGGCGAAGACGGCAGCGCCGATTTGAACTACGTGCTCGCCGTCGCCCGCGAGATCGGACGAGCGATGAACGGTTTTAAAATCATTGTCATTAAATCGACAGTCCCGGCGGGATCGTCGGAAAAAGTCCGTAGCGCGATTGCGGAAGAATTGAAAGCGCGTTCGGAAAATTACGAATTCGACGTGGTTTCCAATCCGGAGTTTTTGAAGGAAGGCGCCGCCATCGAGGATTTTATGAAGCCGGACCGCGTGGTGATCGGCGTGGATAACGTGCGCACCGCCGAGATTATGAAAGAACTGTATGCGCCTTTCGTCCGCACTGACAAGCCGATTCTCGTTATGGATAATCTTTCCGCCGAAATGACGAAATACGCCGCCAATGCGCTGTTGGCGACCAAGATTTCCTTCATGAACGAAATCGCCAACCTCTGCGAATTCTTCGGCGCCGACGTAGACAACGTGCGGCGCGGCATCGGCTACGATTCCCGCATCGGCTTTCCTTTCCTGTTTCCCGGCGTGGGCTACGGCGGCAGCTGCTTTCCCAAAGACGTGAAAGCCTTAATTAAAATGGGCGAGTCGGCGGAACGGGAAACGGAAATTCTCAAGGCCGTAGAGACCGTCAATCAAAGCCAGAAACGGGTTATGATCCCCAAAATACTGAAACAGTTCGATAACGATCTGAGGAGCAAGCGCATCGCCGTATGGGGATTGGCTTTCAAACCCAAAACCGACGATATGCGCGAAGCGCCATCACAGGCGGCTATCGAATCCTTGCTGCAATACGGCGCCGAAGTGACGGTATACGATCCCGTGGCCATGGAAAACGCCCGTTTGCTCTTTGGCAACCGCCTTTGCTACGCAGCCAGAAATTACGATTGTTTGGAGGGCGCAGACGCGCTGTTTATCGTTACGGAATGGGACGAATTCCGCCGTCCCGACTGGGAAAAGATGAAGTCGCTCATGCGCCAGCCGATTATCTTCGACGGGAGAAATATCTATACTCCCTCCAAACTCCGAGCTATGGGATTTACTTATTACGGAATAGGACGGCCTTAA
- the lgt gene encoding prolipoprotein diacylglyceryl transferase gives MFPNFINLFGVQITTYGLMIACAFAVLWLCSVSRGEKLGYPADFIPNIMMIVAVSAFVFARLLHVLVDWESYAEHPYKIVFSRDGFVYLGGFVGAIIATVVYSRCKGIRPLALGDLFAPYLALAQGIGRIGCFLFGCCYGGVCSHSWAVRFPQDSPAFYDHLNRGLIDAMASASLPVHPTQLYESFFNFAHFAVLLLIRLRQKFLGQLAMCYLMIYSAGRFAIEFFRGDFRGALGPLSTSQIMSLLLFAGGLAGYLILRRRMISPETIVLPQTES, from the coding sequence ATGTTTCCAAATTTCATCAATTTGTTCGGCGTTCAAATCACTACGTATGGCTTGATGATTGCTTGCGCTTTCGCCGTTTTATGGCTCTGTTCGGTTTCGAGGGGGGAGAAACTAGGATATCCCGCGGATTTTATTCCCAACATTATGATGATTGTCGCCGTCAGCGCTTTCGTCTTCGCGCGCCTACTCCATGTCCTCGTCGATTGGGAGAGTTATGCGGAGCATCCCTACAAAATCGTTTTCTCCCGCGATGGATTCGTCTATCTCGGCGGTTTCGTAGGAGCGATTATAGCCACTGTCGTTTATTCGCGCTGCAAGGGAATTCGTCCCCTCGCCTTGGGCGATCTTTTTGCGCCCTATCTCGCTTTGGCGCAGGGCATAGGCCGCATCGGTTGTTTTCTATTCGGATGCTGCTACGGCGGCGTCTGCTCCCATAGTTGGGCGGTTCGATTTCCACAGGATTCGCCCGCGTTTTACGATCATCTCAACCGGGGTTTGATCGACGCAATGGCCTCCGCATCGCTGCCAGTTCATCCCACGCAATTGTACGAATCTTTTTTCAATTTTGCCCATTTCGCCGTCTTGCTATTGATTCGCTTACGGCAGAAATTTCTTGGGCAATTAGCGATGTGCTATTTGATGATTTACAGCGCGGGAAGATTCGCCATCGAATTTTTCCGGGGGGATTTCCGGGGGGCGCTTGGTCCGCTCTCGACATCGCAGATCATGAGCCTTCTTCTCTTTGCGGGCGGTTTGGCGGGTTATCTTATTCTCCGCCGAAGAATGATCTCACCCGAAACGATCGTCCTTCCCCAGACGGAATCCTGA
- the lspA gene encoding signal peptidase II, protein MSSISTLPRSPRNALKWIASIAFAVLILDWLTKIWAVWRLKPFHSIEIVPGYLRLAYGENPGIAFGLFRDHGGILHFITPIAFIILLIIIYKQFAETEMDGWYMTIFGLLIGGALGNILNRLYCGYVVDFIDFYNLWGYHWPTFNVADSALSIGEAILVGKLIFWEKRQEAEKPDSVSQES, encoded by the coding sequence ATGTCATCGATTTCTACGCTTCCTAGATCGCCTCGCAACGCCTTAAAATGGATAGCATCGATCGCGTTCGCCGTTTTAATATTGGATTGGTTGACGAAAATCTGGGCCGTCTGGCGTTTGAAGCCATTCCATTCCATTGAAATCGTTCCGGGATATCTTCGTTTGGCCTATGGAGAGAATCCCGGCATCGCCTTCGGGCTTTTCCGGGATCATGGCGGCATCCTTCACTTCATCACTCCCATCGCTTTTATTATTCTTTTGATCATCATTTACAAGCAATTCGCCGAGACGGAGATGGACGGCTGGTATATGACGATTTTCGGCCTCTTGATCGGCGGCGCCCTGGGCAATATTTTGAACCGTTTGTATTGCGGTTACGTCGTGGATTTCATCGATTTTTACAACCTTTGGGGGTATCATTGGCCGACGTTCAATGTCGCCGATTCGGCGTTGTCTATCGGCGAAGCGATTCTTGTCGGAAAATTGATCTTCTGGGAAAAGCGGCAGGAAGCGGAAAAACCGGATTCCGTCTCCCAGGAATCGTAA
- a CDS encoding TraR/DksA C4-type zinc finger protein — protein sequence MNSRELKRFEKILLQERERVLKEIGVLSQDSGNGGRNSSSSYGIHMAEVGNDEEELEKKHVFLTQEGDILSSIDEALKKLKNGAFGVCERCEEPIAKERLLARPYAKYCLPCKQREERKR from the coding sequence ATGAATTCTCGCGAATTGAAACGTTTCGAAAAAATTCTTTTGCAAGAACGCGAACGGGTTCTCAAAGAAATTGGCGTTTTGTCCCAGGATAGCGGAAACGGAGGAAGAAATTCTTCTTCCAGTTATGGCATCCACATGGCGGAAGTGGGCAACGACGAGGAGGAATTGGAGAAGAAACATGTCTTCCTCACGCAGGAAGGCGATATTTTATCATCGATCGACGAAGCATTGAAGAAATTGAAAAACGGCGCATTTGGCGTTTGCGAACGATGCGAAGAGCCGATCGCGAAGGAACGGCTGTTAGCGAGGCCCTACGCTAAATATTGTCTCCCATGCAAACAACGAGAGGAACGGAAGAGATAA
- the ileS gene encoding isoleucine--tRNA ligase, giving the protein MPATEFPMRANLAQREPEILKLWDEMKLYHKIREARKDKPLFVIHDGPPFANGDIHLGTALNKILKDMVIKSKLLLGWNIHYRPGWDCHGLPIEMNITQEMTKGKKEEIEPIELRKRCAKYALKFVDKQRQSFKRLGVLGEWERPYLTLKPQYEAEELRQFAQFVRRGCVYQGLKPVYWCSYLQTALAEAEVEYEEHTSPAIYVRFPLTPESSARLRNGAGKTNDKPINGVIWTTTPWTLPANRAVCFHPNFIYALLPLENEYVLIAKDLVSRFLQETGLTGEGEPIGSFTGKELEQLRIQLQPPFSSQAVPLICGSHVTLEQGTGAVHTAPGHGHEDYLVGLEYNLEVFSPVDHEGRFTEKSPVCRGLRVEEANQPILEKLKEAGLLVHHKKLVHSYPHCWRSKKPIIFRATRQWFISLEKDNLRQRLLETIDKVNWIPSWGRQRIRGMVENRQEWCISRQRSWGVPIPAVYFGEDEEAILDAELIEEAAEIVAKEGTDFWFRAIAHPEELQRLSRLKELIPEGKTLADVRLEKDILDVWFDSGSSHHAVMANEENYFPVDMYLEGSDQHRGWFQSSLVISLGAGHEAPYKTVLTHGFTVDEKGRKLSKSLGNYVSMDDLVKQAGADVIRLWIAAEDFRGDMTFSDEIFKRIMESYRRIRNTARFLLSNLNGYSPSQCVPESERLSLDRWILNRWRECKKRISDSYERYDFHRIFYDLNNFCSVDLSAVYLDVIKDRLYVSGKENKARRAAQSTLAEIAVELTACAAPILTFTSEEIWSHLRKMGLAEEESVYLYELNAKIPEADPQFMMEWDKRFMLRAEAIKTIEQARKEGVIGHSLDCRVLLDVSNKDWRRIIENAIDEPLGDDLASVCIVSQIVLEPLSDRNGVYESAVIPGLKIAVVKAAGEKCPRCWRYDEQIGGEGQDICPRCREMLVEDRFITA; this is encoded by the coding sequence TTGCCAGCCACAGAATTCCCTATGCGGGCGAATCTCGCTCAGCGCGAACCGGAGATATTGAAATTATGGGACGAGATGAAACTCTACCATAAGATCCGCGAGGCGAGAAAAGACAAGCCGCTTTTCGTGATTCATGACGGTCCGCCGTTTGCAAACGGCGATATTCATCTTGGCACGGCGCTCAATAAAATCCTGAAGGATATGGTCATCAAATCGAAACTCCTCTTGGGATGGAATATTCATTACCGTCCAGGATGGGATTGTCATGGGCTGCCTATTGAAATGAATATTACTCAGGAGATGACCAAGGGGAAAAAAGAGGAGATAGAACCGATCGAATTGCGGAAGCGCTGCGCGAAATACGCCTTGAAATTCGTCGATAAGCAGCGGCAAAGTTTCAAACGTCTCGGCGTTCTGGGCGAATGGGAAAGGCCTTATCTTACCCTCAAACCTCAGTACGAGGCGGAAGAGTTGCGCCAATTCGCCCAATTCGTGCGCCGGGGCTGCGTTTATCAGGGTTTGAAGCCCGTCTACTGGTGCAGTTATCTGCAAACAGCCTTGGCGGAAGCGGAAGTGGAATATGAAGAACATACCTCGCCCGCGATTTACGTCCGGTTTCCCCTTACGCCGGAATCCTCCGCCCGCTTGCGCAACGGCGCGGGCAAGACAAACGATAAGCCCATCAACGGCGTGATCTGGACGACGACTCCTTGGACTTTGCCCGCCAATCGAGCCGTATGCTTTCATCCCAATTTCATCTACGCCTTGCTTCCTTTGGAAAACGAATACGTTCTCATCGCCAAAGACCTTGTTTCCCGTTTTCTGCAAGAGACAGGCTTAACCGGCGAGGGCGAACCGATCGGATCTTTCACAGGCAAGGAACTGGAGCAATTGCGCATCCAATTGCAGCCTCCATTCTCTTCCCAGGCCGTGCCGCTGATCTGCGGAAGCCATGTGACGCTGGAGCAAGGAACGGGCGCCGTTCATACGGCGCCGGGACACGGGCACGAGGATTACCTGGTTGGATTGGAATACAACTTAGAGGTTTTTTCTCCCGTAGATCACGAAGGCCGTTTTACGGAGAAGTCGCCCGTTTGCCGGGGATTGCGAGTAGAAGAAGCCAACCAACCAATTCTGGAAAAGCTTAAAGAAGCGGGACTTTTGGTTCATCATAAAAAACTGGTGCATTCCTACCCTCATTGCTGGCGCAGCAAAAAACCCATTATTTTCCGCGCTACCCGCCAATGGTTCATTTCCCTAGAAAAGGACAACCTGCGCCAGCGTTTGCTGGAAACCATCGACAAGGTGAATTGGATACCCAGCTGGGGACGCCAACGCATACGCGGCATGGTGGAAAATCGGCAGGAATGGTGCATCTCCCGCCAACGGTCCTGGGGCGTTCCGATACCAGCGGTTTATTTCGGCGAAGATGAAGAAGCGATTCTGGATGCGGAACTCATCGAGGAAGCGGCGGAGATCGTCGCCAAGGAAGGGACGGATTTTTGGTTCCGCGCCATTGCCCATCCAGAAGAATTGCAGCGCCTTTCCCGGCTGAAGGAATTGATCCCCGAAGGAAAAACGTTGGCGGACGTCAGGCTGGAAAAAGACATTCTGGACGTTTGGTTCGATTCCGGCTCCAGCCACCACGCCGTCATGGCCAACGAAGAGAATTATTTTCCCGTGGATATGTATCTGGAGGGAAGCGATCAGCATCGGGGGTGGTTCCAATCGTCTCTGGTGATATCGCTCGGCGCCGGGCATGAAGCTCCCTACAAGACCGTCTTAACTCACGGTTTCACCGTCGACGAGAAGGGACGAAAATTGTCGAAAAGTTTGGGCAATTACGTGAGTATGGACGATCTCGTCAAACAAGCGGGGGCGGACGTCATCCGTCTGTGGATCGCGGCGGAAGATTTTAGGGGCGATATGACGTTTTCCGACGAGATCTTCAAGCGGATTATGGAATCCTACCGACGCATCCGCAACACGGCCCGTTTTCTTCTCAGCAATTTGAACGGCTATTCCCCCAGCCAATGCGTTCCCGAATCCGAACGTCTCAGCCTGGACCGTTGGATTCTCAACCGTTGGCGGGAATGCAAAAAGCGCATCTCCGATTCTTACGAGCGCTACGATTTTCACCGGATATTTTACGATCTGAACAATTTTTGCAGCGTCGATCTCAGCGCCGTTTATCTCGACGTCATCAAAGACCGGCTCTACGTTTCCGGCAAAGAGAATAAAGCGCGCAGAGCGGCGCAATCCACTCTGGCGGAAATCGCCGTAGAACTTACCGCCTGCGCCGCTCCCATTCTGACTTTCACCAGCGAAGAAATTTGGAGCCATTTGCGGAAAATGGGATTGGCGGAAGAGGAAAGCGTTTATCTTTACGAGCTGAACGCAAAAATTCCCGAAGCCGACCCCCAATTCATGATGGAATGGGACAAACGCTTCATGCTTCGCGCCGAAGCGATTAAAACCATAGAGCAAGCCCGCAAAGAAGGCGTTATCGGCCATTCATTGGATTGCCGAGTACTTTTGGATGTTAGCAATAAAGATTGGCGGAGAATCATCGAAAACGCCATCGACGAACCGCTGGGAGACGATTTGGCCAGCGTGTGCATTGTCTCCCAGATCGTCCTTGAGCCGTTATCAGACCGCAATGGCGTCTACGAAAGCGCCGTCATTCCCGGCTTGAAAATCGCCGTCGTCAAAGCGGCGGGCGAAAAGTGCCCTCGTTGCTGGCGGTATGACGAACAGATCGGCGGCGAAGGCCAGGATATTTGTCCCCGTTGCCGGGAAATGCTTGTGGAAGATCGTTTTATTACGGCGTAA